From the genome of Saccharicrinis carchari, one region includes:
- a CDS encoding phage tail protein codes for MATAYPIVKFHFQVDWNGTKIGFTEVSGLDVETEVVEYRHGASPEYSKIKMPGMQKFSNITLKRGTFASDNEFYNWWNTVKLNTIERRDITISLLNEEHEPVVVWKVKSAWPTKVQSTDLKADGNEVAIESMELVHEGLIIQNE; via the coding sequence ATGGCAACAGCATATCCAATAGTTAAGTTTCATTTTCAGGTTGATTGGAATGGAACGAAAATAGGATTTACCGAGGTTTCAGGGCTGGATGTAGAAACTGAGGTGGTAGAATACCGACACGGTGCCAGTCCCGAGTACTCGAAGATAAAAATGCCGGGAATGCAAAAATTCAGTAACATCACCCTCAAACGGGGAACTTTTGCGTCGGACAATGAGTTTTACAACTGGTGGAACACCGTGAAATTGAATACCATCGAACGACGCGACATCACCATTAGCTTGTTAAACGAAGAACATGAGCCGGTTGTGGTGTGGAAGGTTAAAAGTGCCTGGCCTACCAAAGTTCAATCTACCGACCTCAAGGCCGACGGTAACGAGGTGGCCATCGAATCCATGGAATTGGTACACGAAGGTCTCATCATTCAAAATGAATAA
- a CDS encoding phage tail sheath family protein, translating into MATSYKTPGVYVEEISIFPPSVAQVETAIPAFIGYTESAVVDGVDYHTDGIIKPIKIDSLKEYEFFFGGAPDPTTLEVELNADNSVKSTTVNGINLIYDSLRMFFANGGGECFIVSVGSFNAKPEDVDKQQLIKGLTSLEKEDLPTLLVIPETVHLPDSESGEVHAAMLKQCNKLQDRFAVMDLVDGDDEATPTDDPVANFRNNVGMNYLKYGAAYYPWLNTTLPFKVDYNAVANGIYTKDGAPVPQVTALFNSALVAGIANIDMDIAAKSGLTVPTMGDITNRTQLVTAAQDLYDYFEAFFDLTFTDNDAADTNSALGIHGKYTAEDSNFHGLLVRLFDYNHFSQSANSNAPSPTWDAALLGEDFNADFGFTFVAPATDQNDIFTATQTAQTASGYFKALLEKLKTLIDDFYIELSAVRESRTDILAQTDPVYKGILDAIDKKGVVLPPSGAVVGLYAAVDENRGVWKAPANVSITAVKGPAVSITHEDQESLNVDTEAGKSVNAIRAFTGKGTMIWGARTLAGNDNEWRYVSVRRFFNMVEESVKKATNQFVFEPNDANTWVKVRGMIENFLILQWRAGALAGAKPDDAFFVKVGLGQTMTAQDILNGYMHVEIGMAVVRPAEFIILKFSHKMQES; encoded by the coding sequence ATGGCAACATCGTACAAAACACCGGGCGTTTATGTGGAGGAAATTTCCATTTTCCCACCATCGGTCGCGCAGGTTGAGACCGCGATACCCGCCTTTATCGGCTATACAGAATCAGCTGTTGTTGATGGGGTCGATTATCACACAGACGGAATCATTAAACCCATTAAAATTGACTCTTTAAAAGAATATGAATTCTTTTTTGGGGGAGCCCCCGACCCAACTACTTTAGAGGTAGAGCTTAACGCCGACAACTCAGTTAAATCGACAACCGTTAACGGCATCAATCTTATATACGATTCGCTGCGTATGTTTTTTGCCAATGGCGGAGGCGAATGTTTTATCGTATCTGTAGGCTCGTTTAATGCTAAGCCGGAGGATGTGGATAAGCAACAATTGATTAAAGGACTGACCTCACTCGAAAAAGAGGATCTTCCTACCTTGCTGGTTATCCCCGAAACGGTACACCTTCCGGACTCCGAATCGGGCGAGGTACATGCCGCCATGTTAAAGCAGTGCAACAAGCTACAAGATAGGTTTGCGGTAATGGATTTGGTGGACGGTGACGATGAAGCGACCCCGACCGACGATCCGGTGGCCAACTTCCGCAACAACGTGGGCATGAACTACCTGAAATACGGAGCCGCCTACTATCCCTGGCTAAATACAACGCTGCCGTTTAAGGTAGATTACAATGCCGTAGCCAACGGTATTTATACTAAAGATGGAGCTCCGGTTCCGCAGGTCACGGCTTTGTTTAACAGTGCTTTGGTAGCCGGTATTGCTAATATCGACATGGATATTGCCGCAAAATCAGGCCTTACAGTGCCAACCATGGGCGATATAACCAACCGTACCCAATTAGTAACTGCTGCCCAGGATTTATATGATTACTTCGAAGCCTTCTTCGACCTTACCTTTACCGACAACGATGCCGCCGATACGAATTCGGCCCTCGGCATCCACGGTAAATATACAGCCGAAGATTCTAATTTTCATGGCCTCTTGGTTAGGTTGTTCGATTATAACCATTTTAGCCAGTCGGCCAATAGCAATGCCCCCTCTCCAACCTGGGACGCTGCACTGCTGGGCGAAGATTTTAACGCCGACTTCGGTTTTACCTTCGTTGCTCCGGCTACTGACCAAAACGACATTTTCACGGCCACGCAAACCGCGCAAACTGCCTCGGGATACTTTAAAGCTTTGCTCGAAAAGTTAAAAACATTGATCGATGATTTCTATATCGAGCTGAGTGCCGTCAGGGAGAGCCGTACCGATATATTGGCCCAGACAGACCCCGTTTATAAGGGTATTTTGGATGCCATCGACAAAAAAGGTGTTGTATTACCACCAAGTGGTGCCGTGGTAGGCCTATATGCCGCTGTAGATGAAAACCGGGGCGTATGGAAAGCGCCGGCCAATGTGAGCATCACAGCCGTTAAAGGCCCTGCGGTAAGCATCACCCACGAAGATCAGGAAAGTCTGAACGTGGACACCGAAGCAGGCAAATCTGTAAACGCTATTCGTGCCTTCACCGGTAAGGGTACCATGATATGGGGAGCCCGTACACTGGCCGGCAACGACAATGAATGGCGTTACGTTTCTGTGCGCAGGTTCTTTAATATGGTGGAGGAATCGGTTAAAAAGGCCACCAACCAATTTGTTTTTGAACCCAATGATGCCAATACCTGGGTGAAAGTAAGAGGCATGATCGAAAACTTCCTGATCCTTCAATGGCGTGCAGGTGCCCTGGCAGGTGCCAAACCCGACGATGCCTTCTTTGTTAAAGTGGGCCTGGGGCAAACCATGACCGCACAGGATATCCTGAACGGATATATGCACGTGGAGATTGGGATGGCCGTGGTGCGTCCTGCCGAATTCATCATTCTCAAGTTTTCTCACAAAATGCAGGAATCCTAA
- a CDS encoding sulfatase family protein, with protein sequence MKSILYFIALLVSILLTGISMMAEKLPSPPNIILVYLDDMGYGDLSITGSKGYGTPNIDQLAREGIFFSHYYSPQAVCSASRAGILTGCYPNRVGFAGAIDHNSKMGLSSEEETIARILKKKGYATAAFGKWHLGCIPQFMPLQHGFDEFYGIPYSHDMWPNHPITKNYYPPLPLYDGEQVVETMPDIKQFTTKFTEKTIDFIGHNKNKPFFIYLAHPMPHVPLAVSDKFRGKSQQGLYGDVMMEIDWSVGQILHKIKDLGIDENTLVIFTSDNGPWLNYGNHAGSTGGLREGKGTSYEGGQRVPCLMRWKGTIPEGMICNKLVSGIDILPTLAAISGAPLPAKRIDGVDLSALIKGDQRANPRQSFYYYYRRNSLEAVSNGDFKLVFAHPGRTYQGFAPGKDGMPGNANENFNFPDALYDLRRDPGERYDVMSSYPHIVKELEKMADIAREDLGDDLTGNPGKNRRPPGRVH encoded by the coding sequence ATGAAATCTATCTTATATTTTATTGCATTACTTGTATCAATATTATTGACCGGGATCAGTATGATGGCCGAAAAATTACCATCTCCTCCGAATATAATACTCGTTTATCTTGATGACATGGGTTATGGCGACTTAAGCATTACAGGTTCCAAGGGGTACGGTACGCCCAATATCGACCAGTTGGCCAGGGAAGGAATATTCTTCTCACATTATTATTCGCCGCAAGCTGTTTGCAGTGCATCTCGCGCAGGAATATTAACGGGTTGCTACCCCAACCGTGTAGGTTTTGCAGGGGCGATTGATCACAACTCTAAAATGGGTCTTAGCAGTGAAGAGGAAACCATAGCCCGGATTTTGAAAAAGAAAGGATATGCCACCGCGGCTTTCGGCAAATGGCATTTGGGCTGTATCCCCCAATTTATGCCGCTACAGCATGGCTTCGACGAATTTTATGGCATCCCCTATTCGCACGACATGTGGCCCAATCACCCGATAACCAAAAATTATTACCCGCCCTTACCCCTTTATGATGGGGAGCAAGTGGTTGAAACTATGCCCGACATAAAACAGTTTACCACCAAGTTTACTGAGAAGACTATCGATTTTATTGGACACAATAAAAACAAACCATTCTTTATTTACCTCGCTCACCCCATGCCACATGTGCCATTGGCGGTTTCCGATAAATTCAGGGGTAAATCGCAACAGGGACTATACGGCGATGTGATGATGGAAATAGACTGGAGCGTTGGTCAAATATTGCATAAAATTAAAGATCTGGGAATAGATGAAAATACACTCGTTATATTCACTTCCGACAACGGCCCTTGGTTAAACTATGGAAATCATGCGGGTAGTACGGGCGGTTTGCGTGAGGGAAAGGGCACCAGCTACGAGGGTGGGCAACGCGTTCCCTGCCTGATGAGGTGGAAAGGCACTATTCCTGAGGGGATGATTTGCAACAAATTGGTTTCGGGTATTGATATCCTTCCAACCCTGGCTGCAATTTCCGGAGCTCCGTTGCCTGCGAAACGAATAGACGGGGTGGATTTATCTGCCCTGATAAAAGGTGACCAAAGAGCCAACCCACGGCAATCATTTTATTACTACTACCGGCGCAACAGTCTGGAGGCTGTAAGCAATGGTGACTTTAAGCTGGTGTTTGCACACCCGGGTCGTACTTACCAGGGTTTTGCCCCGGGTAAAGACGGCATGCCGGGCAATGCCAACGAAAACTTTAACTTCCCGGATGCTTTGTATGATCTGCGTCGCGATCCGGGCGAGCGTTACGACGTGATGTCATCGTATCCCCATATCGTAAAAGAGCTGGAAAAGATGGCCGATATAGCACGTGAAGATTTGGGGGACGATCTTACAGGAAACCCCGGAAAAAACCGCAGGCCACCTGGAAGAGTGCATTAA
- a CDS encoding phage tail protein, which yields MADYYPPLGFHFKVEFDDIEGESEFQSVAGLSVELQTEEVAEGGENRFKHKLPVRTSYPNLVLKRGVVVGSELIKWCRSAVENFEIAPTNIKISLLNEKHEPLTTWNIVHAWPLKWSVTDFSAEESKLVIESIELSYNYFNIL from the coding sequence ATGGCCGACTACTATCCCCCTCTCGGGTTTCATTTTAAGGTAGAATTTGACGACATTGAAGGCGAATCCGAATTTCAGTCGGTCGCCGGCTTGTCCGTTGAGTTGCAAACCGAAGAGGTGGCCGAAGGGGGCGAAAACAGGTTTAAGCACAAGCTGCCCGTACGCACGAGCTATCCCAACCTGGTATTAAAGCGGGGCGTGGTGGTTGGTTCGGAGTTGATTAAATGGTGCCGGAGCGCCGTGGAGAATTTCGAAATTGCCCCTACCAATATAAAAATAAGTCTGCTGAACGAAAAGCATGAGCCCTTGACCACCTGGAACATTGTTCATGCCTGGCCTTTGAAATGGTCGGTGACAGATTTCAGTGCCGAAGAAAGCAAACTGGTGATTGAATCTATTGAGTTGTCCTATAATTATTTCAATATCCTCTAA
- a CDS encoding DUF4255 domain-containing protein, giving the protein MIFETLQILKEQLENYFAAINLEEDILLGNISLWESGSVEAKELNGKVVFTLLNIEEESTLKNSPSFKVVNNKTEYRNPPVNVNIFLLVSANCNTYERSLRSISKTIEFFQAKKIFTSSNTVYNRTNVAFDVLAYFKFVLVLYTPRFEELNNIWGTLGGRQLPSVLYKVQLVQIERDKKLASSELITHIGGNVEHIK; this is encoded by the coding sequence ATGATATTCGAAACCTTACAAATATTAAAGGAGCAGCTCGAAAACTATTTTGCGGCCATAAACCTCGAAGAAGATATCCTATTGGGCAATATTTCCCTGTGGGAGTCGGGCAGTGTCGAGGCCAAAGAGCTGAACGGTAAAGTGGTGTTTACCTTGCTAAATATCGAAGAAGAATCTACGTTGAAAAACTCTCCATCCTTTAAGGTGGTAAATAATAAAACTGAATATCGGAACCCACCTGTTAATGTAAATATTTTTTTATTGGTAAGTGCCAATTGCAATACTTACGAGCGCTCCCTCCGGAGCATATCAAAGACCATAGAGTTTTTTCAGGCCAAGAAAATATTCACCTCATCCAATACGGTATATAACCGAACCAATGTAGCCTTTGACGTGCTTGCTTATTTTAAGTTCGTATTGGTGTTATATACACCCCGTTTCGAGGAGCTAAATAATATATGGGGCACTTTAGGTGGCCGGCAACTCCCGTCGGTATTGTATAAAGTACAACTTGTACAAATCGAGCGTGATAAAAAACTGGCTTCCTCTGAGCTTATCACGCACATAGGTGGAAACGTAGAACATATTAAATAA
- a CDS encoding LuxR C-terminal-related transcriptional regulator, which produces MKKINLNYNSIKENGRIRNPFPYQLVNLFNQTKHSTAFIFDLHSNRCIYMAESINYITGHSAEEFIGKGLLFFKSLIHSNDYPQLVCDIVILLNEEKEAINQIANKPIKFIMCKMKHKKELWVQTRVSIISADNTSRNTTEKLIGFIQKYDKILNEGDEPYSKQITNREKQVLQLMASGDSAKIIGRKLNICPNTVVTHRNHLKEKLKAKNTAELIKKGIQFNML; this is translated from the coding sequence ATGAAAAAAATAAACCTAAACTATAATTCAATAAAAGAGAATGGAAGAATTAGAAACCCTTTTCCTTATCAATTGGTGAACTTATTTAATCAAACTAAACATAGCACCGCATTTATTTTCGATTTACACAGCAATAGGTGCATATATATGGCAGAATCCATCAATTACATTACAGGTCACTCGGCCGAGGAATTCATTGGAAAGGGTTTACTGTTTTTTAAATCGCTTATACACTCCAACGATTACCCCCAGTTGGTCTGTGATATAGTAATTCTTTTAAACGAAGAAAAGGAAGCAATTAATCAGATTGCCAATAAACCGATCAAATTTATTATGTGCAAAATGAAACATAAAAAAGAGTTATGGGTGCAAACAAGAGTGAGTATTATAAGCGCAGATAATACAAGCAGAAATACTACGGAAAAACTGATTGGATTTATTCAAAAATATGATAAAATTCTAAACGAGGGAGATGAACCTTACAGTAAGCAGATCACCAACAGAGAAAAGCAGGTACTCCAATTAATGGCTTCCGGCGATTCGGCAAAAATAATTGGCCGCAAGCTTAATATCTGCCCAAATACAGTTGTAACTCACCGTAATCACCTTAAAGAAAAGCTTAAAGCAAAAAATACAGCAGAATTAATTAAAAAGGGCATTCAATTTAATATGCTATAG
- a CDS encoding efflux transporter outer membrane subunit: MTHIKYILIFGLISLFSLQSCFVARNYQQPTVVNEAQYRTDQLPSDSISIAELSYTELFTDPLLIRHISKGLENNIDIRIAVQQILAAEAYFKQGKAGYLPSIGASGQVAYQNPSENSPTGAAVGRSLTQYELSVGASWEADIWGKIRSNKRAFEASYLQTVAAHKVVKTQLIASIASVYYRLLSFDEQLRITEMTIANRKSSLETTKALKEAGYVNEVGVKQTEAQLYSAMALLVDIKTNIKLLENTMSILLGEAPQSIQRGSLKEQEILEEVKVGFPVQLLRNRPDVLAAEYKLINAFELTNVARSNFYPSLNISANGGLQSLELADLLDANSLFSSAVGSLAQPIFNGRRVRTQHEVAKVQQEQALLNFKLSILNAGKEVSDALYTFKAAEERIEIKSREFEAYDLATGYSEELLNNGLINYLEVITARQNALFSQLDLINAQFTQLNALVEIYRSLGGGWQ; encoded by the coding sequence ATGACACATATAAAATATATACTAATCTTCGGCCTAATAAGTTTGTTTTCCCTGCAATCGTGTTTTGTGGCTCGTAATTATCAGCAACCAACGGTAGTCAACGAGGCTCAATATAGAACGGATCAACTGCCTTCGGACAGTATTAGCATAGCCGAGCTTTCCTATACCGAGTTATTTACAGATCCGCTGTTGATCAGACACATCAGTAAAGGCCTTGAGAACAATATAGATATAAGAATTGCCGTGCAGCAGATACTGGCTGCTGAGGCTTATTTTAAACAGGGTAAAGCAGGATATTTGCCAAGTATAGGTGCATCGGGGCAAGTGGCCTATCAAAATCCCTCAGAAAATAGTCCCACCGGTGCCGCGGTGGGAAGGAGTTTAACCCAGTACGAACTTTCGGTCGGTGCATCGTGGGAAGCGGATATATGGGGAAAGATCAGAAGCAACAAAAGGGCTTTTGAAGCTTCGTATCTGCAAACGGTGGCGGCGCATAAAGTGGTAAAAACACAACTTATCGCCAGTATTGCTTCGGTTTATTATCGACTGCTTTCCTTTGATGAACAGTTGAGGATAACTGAAATGACCATTGCCAACCGGAAAAGTAGTCTGGAGACCACCAAGGCCCTGAAAGAAGCCGGCTATGTTAATGAGGTGGGCGTAAAGCAAACCGAGGCACAGCTTTATAGTGCTATGGCCTTATTGGTGGATATAAAAACAAATATTAAGCTGTTGGAAAACACCATGTCTATTTTATTGGGCGAGGCACCTCAAAGTATTCAACGGGGCAGCCTCAAAGAGCAAGAAATACTAGAAGAAGTGAAAGTGGGTTTTCCTGTGCAACTACTGCGTAACCGACCTGATGTTTTGGCGGCGGAATATAAGCTGATTAATGCCTTTGAACTGACCAATGTGGCGCGAAGTAATTTTTATCCATCACTAAACATATCGGCCAATGGTGGCTTGCAGAGTTTAGAGCTGGCAGATCTGTTGGATGCCAACTCTTTGTTTAGCTCGGCCGTGGGTTCCTTAGCACAACCCATTTTTAATGGCCGACGAGTCCGTACCCAGCACGAAGTTGCCAAGGTGCAGCAGGAGCAGGCTTTACTTAATTTTAAGCTTAGTATTTTAAATGCCGGTAAGGAAGTTTCAGATGCGCTCTACACTTTTAAAGCTGCAGAAGAGCGTATAGAAATTAAAAGCCGTGAGTTCGAGGCTTACGATTTGGCAACAGGCTATTCCGAAGAGTTGCTGAACAACGGATTGATCAATTATTTGGAAGTAATTACCGCACGGCAAAATGCCCTGTTTTCACAACTGGATCTTATCAATGCTCAATTTACCCAACTGAATGCATTGGTGGAGATTTATCGTTCGCTGGGTGGTGGATGGCAGTAA
- a CDS encoding Gfo/Idh/MocA family protein has product MLRKIFIIVGILLTTKNLWATQPKTLRLGVAGLTHGHVGWILSRKDSGDVKMVGIVETNKVLAQRLSSQYGFSMNIVYDTMEEMIAATQPEAVAAFGSIYEHLMVVEACAPAGIHVMVEKPLAVNLAHAKKMKALAQKHNIHLLTNYETSWYPTNFKAHQLLHDGAIGELRKVIIRDGHSGFKNVKINDEFFQWLTDPVLNGGGAIMDFGCYGANLMTWLLKGEKPNSITAVTQQLQPEVNPKVDDDATILLNYDKAMAILQPSWNWPIGRKDMELYGTTGVIYADNRNQLRVRKAEGYDGFSEETFQLQERPAPFNDPFAVLAALIHGSLELEKFDPYSIENNMITMEILDSAVKSAKSKQTVQLKE; this is encoded by the coding sequence ATGCTAAGAAAGATCTTTATAATCGTTGGTATTTTGTTAACTACTAAAAACCTATGGGCAACCCAGCCCAAAACGCTACGATTAGGTGTTGCGGGACTTACCCATGGACATGTAGGCTGGATATTGAGTCGCAAAGATTCGGGAGATGTAAAGATGGTGGGTATTGTGGAAACCAACAAGGTACTAGCACAACGTTTGTCATCACAGTACGGTTTTTCCATGAATATAGTGTACGATACGATGGAAGAAATGATAGCGGCCACCCAACCCGAAGCGGTAGCTGCTTTTGGGAGTATATATGAACATTTGATGGTTGTTGAAGCCTGTGCTCCAGCAGGAATACACGTTATGGTGGAAAAACCCTTAGCCGTAAATCTTGCCCATGCTAAAAAAATGAAAGCTCTTGCGCAAAAGCACAACATACACTTGCTCACCAATTACGAAACATCGTGGTATCCCACAAACTTTAAAGCCCACCAACTACTGCATGATGGTGCCATAGGAGAGCTGAGGAAAGTGATTATTCGCGATGGACACAGCGGTTTTAAAAACGTTAAAATAAACGACGAATTCTTCCAATGGCTTACAGACCCCGTTTTGAACGGTGGAGGTGCTATAATGGACTTTGGCTGTTATGGGGCCAATTTGATGACTTGGCTGCTAAAAGGAGAAAAACCTAATTCAATTACCGCGGTAACCCAGCAACTGCAGCCTGAAGTTAACCCCAAGGTTGACGACGATGCCACCATCCTACTTAATTATGATAAAGCGATGGCTATCCTACAGCCTTCCTGGAACTGGCCTATCGGAAGGAAAGACATGGAGTTGTATGGCACAACGGGAGTTATTTACGCCGACAACCGTAACCAATTGCGGGTACGTAAGGCCGAGGGATACGATGGATTTAGCGAAGAAACGTTTCAATTGCAGGAGCGACCGGCTCCTTTTAACGATCCCTTTGCCGTGCTTGCTGCCCTTATACATGGGAGCCTGGAATTAGAAAAGTTCGATCCTTACTCAATTGAAAATAATATGATTACTATGGAAATTCTGGATAGTGCCGTAAAAAGTGCTAAAAGTAAGCAAACCGTGCAACTTAAAGAATAA